One genomic window of Bacteroidales bacterium includes the following:
- a CDS encoding M23 family metallopeptidase has protein sequence MERYKYKYNPRTVRYEKVKLTRKDKFMRFLTYFTATLVLAVLYNLLFSTFFDTPREKELMREKNQLELQYEMLNDKFDRVEKVLQDLKERDNNIYRIIFETEPIPSSVRQAGYGGSEQYEELRSLENSELIIETNQRLDKLSKQLYVQSKSYDEIVNMAKNKEKMLSSIPAIMPVSNEDLTRTASGFGWRIHPIYKIRKLHEGMDFTAPTGTKIYATGDGVVEKVKSSKRGYGKRVVLDHGFGYKTRYAHLDEFNVRRGEEVKRGDVIGYVGNSGLSVAPHLHYEVEKDGENVDPVHYYFNDLTPEQYERMIFISSNSGQSLD, from the coding sequence ATGGAAAGATATAAATATAAATATAATCCCCGGACAGTTAGATACGAAAAGGTAAAGCTTACCCGGAAGGATAAGTTTATGCGGTTTCTTACATACTTTACCGCTACCCTGGTATTGGCCGTGTTGTACAATCTTCTATTCAGCACATTTTTTGATACACCCAGGGAAAAAGAATTGATGCGGGAGAAAAATCAGCTCGAGTTGCAGTATGAGATGTTAAACGATAAGTTCGACCGGGTTGAAAAAGTCTTACAAGATCTTAAGGAAAGAGACAACAACATTTACCGGATTATTTTTGAAACCGAGCCCATACCGAGTTCAGTCAGGCAGGCAGGTTATGGTGGTTCCGAACAGTATGAGGAGCTGAGAAGTCTTGAAAATTCCGAGTTGATCATTGAAACCAATCAAAGGCTGGATAAATTATCCAAACAGCTTTATGTCCAGTCGAAATCCTATGATGAGATTGTTAATATGGCCAAAAACAAGGAAAAAATGCTCTCATCTATCCCTGCTATTATGCCTGTTTCCAATGAAGACCTTACCCGTACGGCCTCCGGGTTTGGCTGGAGGATTCATCCCATCTATAAGATAAGAAAGTTGCATGAAGGAATGGATTTTACAGCTCCTACGGGTACAAAGATTTATGCTACGGGAGATGGTGTAGTGGAAAAGGTTAAAAGTTCCAAAAGAGGTTATGGTAAAAGAGTGGTTCTTGATCATGGGTTTGGTTATAAAACCCGTTACGCCCACCTGGATGAATTTAATGTACGTAGGGGAGAAGAGGTTAAACGAGGCGACGTTATCGGGTATGTAGGGAATTCAGGATTATCGGTTGCTCCACATCTTCACTATGAAGTCGAAAAAGATGGTGAAAACGTGGATCCGGTCCATTATTATTTTAATGACCTTACGCCCGAACAATATGAAAGGATGATTTTCATCTCCAGCAACAGTGGACAGTCTTTAGATTGA
- a CDS encoding M23 family metallopeptidase: protein MAKIKYRFDPHTITYQRIDKTAKSKLLQGLLYFGITLVAAIVFNILFTAHFDTPKEHRLKSEKEELVFKYEMLSQNIEHVNQALNYIEQRDDHLYRPIFELDPIPGNVREAGFGGTNRYDELKKYSNSDIMVSTTKELDKLENELYIQSKSFDSVIKEARNKEKMIARIPAIQPISIKDYGRISDYYGRRRDPFTGNMRMHRGMDFTGPIGTEIYATGKGVIEQAGYSAYGYGKEVVINHGYGYRTVYAHLDEIHVEKGDTVSRGEVIGTLGNTGRSTGPHLHYEVRKGNRAVNPFHYYFDDITADQYDKMISAAEENRRPMD, encoded by the coding sequence ATGGCAAAAATAAAATATCGTTTTGATCCACATACAATTACCTACCAAAGAATAGACAAAACAGCGAAAAGCAAATTACTTCAGGGGCTCCTGTATTTTGGTATTACCCTTGTGGCTGCCATCGTATTTAACATTCTTTTTACCGCACACTTTGATACACCCAAGGAGCACCGCCTGAAAAGTGAAAAGGAGGAGCTGGTTTTTAAATACGAAATGCTTTCCCAGAATATTGAGCATGTGAATCAGGCATTGAATTACATTGAACAACGTGATGATCATTTGTACAGACCCATTTTTGAACTGGACCCCATACCCGGTAACGTTCGTGAGGCAGGTTTCGGCGGTACCAACCGGTATGACGAGCTGAAAAAATATTCCAATTCGGATATTATGGTTTCCACCACCAAGGAGTTGGATAAATTGGAGAATGAATTATATATACAGTCGAAATCATTTGACTCGGTCATAAAAGAAGCCCGGAATAAGGAAAAGATGATTGCCCGTATTCCGGCGATACAACCCATAAGTATAAAAGATTATGGAAGGATAAGCGATTATTATGGAAGAAGGCGCGATCCCTTTACGGGTAATATGAGAATGCACCGTGGAATGGATTTTACAGGTCCCATAGGTACGGAAATTTATGCCACAGGGAAAGGTGTGATTGAACAGGCCGGATATTCTGCCTACGGTTACGGTAAAGAAGTGGTGATCAATCATGGATATGGATATAGAACCGTGTATGCCCACCTAGACGAAATTCATGTAGAAAAAGGCGATACGGTATCCCGTGGTGAAGTGATCGGAACATTGGGGAATACCGGACGCTCAACCGGACCGCACCTTCATTATGAGGTCAGAAAGGGCAACCGTGCTGTAAATCCATTTCATTATTACTTTGATGACATCACTGCCGACCAATATGATAAGATGATCTCTGCAGCAGAAGAGAACAGAAGACCAATGGATTAA